The candidate division WOR-3 bacterium genome segment TCGATGACAATATGCCCTTCCTGTTTCTTATAACCCTTTCTTGTCAGATATTGGTATATCGGTTTCAATATTTCTAATCCTTTTGGCTCTGTTTTGTAGGTGAAGAATATATCAAGATCGTATGTGAGAATTGTCTCTATATAATAAATTGCTCCTACGCCGCCCGCGATCGCGTAATTTTCAATAATGCCGTCTTCTTTCAATTCATTTATTATCGCCAGCGTCTTCTTCACGAACTATTGTAGTAAGAATGCATGAAAAAGTCAACAAAAAATCTACACATGATTTAGCGATGTCTACCTAACAGTCCGCAACAGGTACCGGTGGAACATCGTGGGAATAACGTTGGAGGATGATCTCGGTGTTAGCGATATTAACGGGATTAACGATAATAACGAACAAAACGAGTTTCTCTTATTAAGAAGTTTAAAAGTGTATGCCTGTCCCCCGAAATTTCAAAACGGGCAACATACTAGGGACATTGTCAAAAGTAAACACTCTATACCAGGATGCTCTACTGTACGAAATTTGTTGTGGAATTTCACCCGAGAAAGCTAATGAAAGTTAACAAAATATAGCAGGTTGGTGCTTGTCTATTGTAGAGTAAAGATTATTGGAATTGCTATCCAAACACGCACTGGTTTACCATCATGTTTTGCCGGTCTGAACTTAGCTTTTCTTGCTGCCTCGAGCGCTGGCTCATCAAGTATTGTACCTGCTGTTTTCAGAATCCTAGCATTTAAGACATCACCACTCGTATCAATCAACACTTCAACCACGATGTCACAGAACTCGCCATGCTGTCCTTTTGGATACAGCGCCTTCGGAATACTGAGCAGCTCTGGTTTTTCGTCTACTTCGTGATATTTATAAGTATCCGGTTCAATGACCTGTGGTTCTTGGTGTTCTTGACGGACATTTTTGCCCCTTCCATGTTTTGACAACATAAGAATTGTAATTAATACGATAGTGATCATCAAGGCTATCACCAATGCTTTTGACGACTTGGGAATAAGCCCGAACAATCTACGATTTTGCAGCGTCCCTTCTCCTTGCTGATTCATTATAATAGTAACGAAAGATAGGTCAAGAGGGTCTGGGATTGCCCAGTCGTCCTGTGTGCATTGTGGGGTTGAATCTTCACAAATCACAATTTACGGTTCTCGAAATTATTTCACTAACACTCCCGATATGATGGTGGCTTTTTGCGAATATCCAAAAGTGAACGTAAATATCACGGACGTCTGTACGGTACAAAATATGTTATGTAATTCCAGGAAAAAACGCCGATGAAAGTTAACAAAATATAGCAGGTTGGAGGTTGTGTTTAAAAGTGTATGCCTGTCCCCCGAGTTTATGTTCAGGTGTTGCCATACTTGACACCTCGATGGATAACTCTATACTGACACACAGATTGTATGCAGAAGAAGACTGTAGTCCCCAGTATCTTGTTATTGCCACTCTTGCTCTATTCCTCAGAGATATCCCTTGCTGAGAAGCCTAAATCCTCGACAACAGGTGTCTTATTGTCTATTGGATCTACTGTCGTTCCGGTCGGTCTTGGGTGTTTAATCTACGGAGCAGCCGCGTCGAAAGGAAATGATACTTTTATGTGGTGCGGCGGATTGCTCGCTGCAAGCGGCGCAATACTGGGTCCTGATGCCGGACATTTCTACGCTCAGCAGTGGTCAAAAGGAGGCGAACGCGCAGGCATCAGATTTACCATCGGGCTCGCAATGATGTTGT includes the following:
- a CDS encoding energy transducer TonB — protein: MNQQGEGTLQNRRLFGLIPKSSKALVIALMITIVLITILMLSKHGRGKNVRQEHQEPQVIEPDTYKYHEVDEKPELLSIPKALYPKGQHGEFCDIVVEVLIDTSGDVLNARILKTAGTILDEPALEAARKAKFRPAKHDGKPVRVWIAIPIIFTLQ